One Turneriella parva DSM 21527 genomic region harbors:
- a CDS encoding SDR family oxidoreductase, which translates to MKHRLGGVYAITGASKGIGRAFAHALAPKASALVLLARDAKALKAVSAELTKLNPKLSVETYSVDLSDPKAIKKTTDAIRKAHRTINGIVNNAGYARPGYFHELPADEFEKAMRVDYLGAVHVTRALHDLVPKGGLITFTSSVVGYMGVFGYSSYAGAKFALIGFAETLRQELAAREIQVSVLCPPDTETPGYAIENQTKPVETQALSAGAKLMTAEAVAQKFVNGIERGKFLINCNFDSALIYRLKSIWPSLVHRIMLGMIKKAQKKKLS; encoded by the coding sequence ATGAAGCATAGACTCGGCGGTGTCTACGCCATTACCGGCGCTTCAAAAGGCATCGGCAGGGCGTTCGCGCATGCACTGGCGCCGAAAGCCTCGGCTCTCGTTCTGCTCGCGCGCGATGCGAAGGCGCTTAAGGCGGTTTCAGCCGAACTCACGAAACTAAACCCGAAGCTCAGCGTCGAAACATATTCGGTCGACCTGTCAGACCCAAAGGCTATCAAAAAGACCACCGACGCAATACGCAAGGCACACCGCACGATCAATGGCATCGTGAATAATGCCGGCTATGCGCGGCCCGGCTACTTTCACGAGCTGCCGGCCGACGAATTCGAAAAGGCGATGCGCGTCGATTACCTCGGCGCTGTACACGTGACCCGCGCGCTGCACGACCTCGTACCCAAGGGGGGATTAATCACTTTCACGTCATCGGTCGTCGGTTACATGGGAGTTTTTGGCTACAGCTCTTACGCCGGGGCCAAGTTTGCACTCATCGGCTTTGCTGAAACTCTGCGGCAAGAACTGGCGGCGCGCGAAATACAAGTCAGCGTACTCTGCCCGCCAGACACCGAGACACCCGGCTATGCGATCGAAAACCAGACTAAACCGGTTGAAACGCAGGCCCTGTCTGCCGGTGCAAAACTGATGACAGCCGAAGCCGTAGCCCAAAAATTCGTCAACGGCATTGAACGCGGCAAATTTCTCATCAATTGTAATTTTGATTCGGCGCTGATCTATCGCCTCAAGAGTATTTGGCCCTCGCTCGTTCACCGC
- a CDS encoding peptidase M30, with protein MRPLLLATCTLLLFAGCVGSDALYDPPGGRGFWARKSDLSSSESTFYRVTSMFAASSAHADVYVEAKSGGASVAAASVDNLLAAFENNIVPIEHVWYTTPTDVDQSGKVILLLLDIQDGYQPGGGYIAGYFDPINHFTEASVNALDSKYHSNFAEMLYLDTYPADITRTSFFATLAHEYQHLLQFGKYYRSEQDDIEPTWLDEGLAEISSDLTGFGPQIGRANSFRTALLNKTSLIREPDRFLLDNYATSYIYFKYLADVYGLGGISAIFRNNALGVTSVNSALQSLDPNLTTACGNTLSHTYQYFNCSYRFMWGALIRNMVGDAATGATVRYNTDASSFTLAAGASYTYKFDGSNTAFKDELTSTLASGSYGPASNANTGALQSYAPVLYKVQAGLPAPNFQTCSSCGLTLISGTDYFVVFNHDPNTAATRSATVVDSVQQSITSEPLSSEALLAAGQTDTPLEQRALHWHFRLNPRLRDFLE; from the coding sequence GTGCGGCCTCTCTTGCTCGCCACTTGCACTCTTCTGCTCTTCGCCGGTTGCGTGGGCAGCGATGCGCTCTATGACCCGCCGGGTGGCAGGGGATTTTGGGCCCGCAAGAGCGACCTCAGTTCAAGCGAATCGACATTCTACCGGGTGACCTCGATGTTTGCCGCCTCTTCGGCGCATGCCGATGTCTATGTCGAAGCAAAAAGTGGCGGTGCCTCTGTGGCGGCCGCATCGGTCGACAATCTTCTTGCTGCATTCGAGAACAATATCGTTCCCATCGAGCATGTCTGGTACACGACCCCCACAGACGTTGACCAGTCGGGCAAGGTGATTCTGCTACTGCTCGATATTCAAGATGGTTACCAGCCGGGTGGCGGCTATATCGCCGGCTATTTTGACCCGATTAACCATTTCACCGAGGCCTCGGTCAATGCGCTCGACAGCAAATACCACAGTAACTTTGCCGAGATGCTCTATCTCGATACGTACCCGGCTGATATCACACGCACTTCGTTCTTCGCGACGTTGGCGCACGAATATCAGCACCTGCTGCAGTTCGGCAAATATTACCGCTCAGAGCAAGACGACATTGAACCTACCTGGCTCGACGAAGGCCTGGCAGAAATCAGTTCAGACCTGACCGGGTTCGGCCCGCAAATCGGCCGCGCCAATTCATTTCGCACGGCGCTCTTAAACAAAACCTCGCTCATTCGCGAACCCGACCGCTTTTTGCTCGATAACTACGCCACGTCATATATTTACTTTAAGTACCTTGCGGATGTCTATGGTCTCGGGGGCATTTCAGCCATCTTCAGAAATAACGCGCTGGGTGTCACGAGTGTCAATAGCGCGTTGCAGAGCCTCGACCCGAATCTTACAACGGCCTGTGGTAATACCTTGAGCCATACCTACCAATATTTCAACTGCAGCTACCGCTTCATGTGGGGGGCGTTGATTCGCAATATGGTCGGTGACGCAGCGACGGGTGCGACGGTTCGGTACAACACTGACGCATCGTCGTTCACACTCGCAGCCGGCGCCTCGTATACATACAAATTCGACGGCAGCAATACGGCCTTCAAAGATGAACTCACCAGCACCCTTGCAAGCGGCTCTTATGGGCCGGCATCCAACGCGAACACTGGGGCGCTGCAAAGTTACGCACCCGTGCTGTACAAGGTGCAGGCGGGCTTGCCCGCACCGAATTTTCAGACGTGCAGTTCGTGCGGCTTAACGCTGATCAGTGGCACGGATTACTTTGTCGTCTTCAACCACGACCCCAATACAGCAGCTACCCGATCGGCGACGGTGGTTGATTCGGTTCAGCAGAGTATCACCTCTGAGCCATTGTCGAGCGAAGCTCTTCTCGCCGCGGGGCAGACTGACACACCCCTCGAGCAGCGCGCGCTGCACTGGCACTTTCGT